One window of the Thermasporomyces composti genome contains the following:
- a CDS encoding sec-independent translocase: protein MFDIGALEFVVLAIAALFIFGPDRLPDMARQAARGLRQLRSMAANARRELSRELGPEFEDLDIRDLNPRTFVRKHVLDVLDEEDLRFDRDLDLRDDLRLDSPPKKTSVRANGSGTSSGGDVASNSADATAASTNGTATATATDDTSADPPTPPFDTEAT, encoded by the coding sequence GTGTTCGACATCGGTGCCCTGGAGTTCGTCGTGCTGGCGATCGCCGCACTGTTCATCTTCGGGCCCGACCGGCTGCCCGACATGGCCCGGCAGGCCGCCCGTGGCCTCCGTCAGCTGCGCTCCATGGCCGCCAATGCCCGGCGGGAGCTGAGTCGCGAGCTGGGTCCTGAGTTCGAAGACCTCGACATCCGCGACCTCAACCCGCGCACGTTCGTCCGCAAGCACGTGCTCGACGTGCTCGACGAGGAAGACCTGCGGTTCGACCGCGACCTCGATCTCCGAGACGACCTCAGGCTCGACAGCCCGCCGAAGAAGACGTCGGTGCGGGCCAACGGCAGCGGCACCTCGAGCGGTGGCGACGTCGCGTCGAACAGCGCCGACGCGACAGCTGCGTCGACGAATGGCACGGCGACCGCCACGGCGACCGACGACACGTCGGCAGACCCGCCCACGCCCCCGTTCGACACCGAGGCGACCTGA
- a CDS encoding S1C family serine protease, giving the protein MTGLSPLGPKTAPAQPPTARGPWQPRRGVLVALAVAIALVAAAAGASAGVLATLRFGPALIATEPPEPDDDLGSAGSALPKPSSVAEVADAVLPSVVQIKVSSSEGNSSGSGFVIRADGYILTNNHVIAPAVKRNGTITIVFHDGEEAKASVVGRSPSYDLAVVRVKGVGPLKPVALGDSDRVRVGEPVVAIGSPLGLTGTVTSGIVSARNRPVTAGGGDSEMSFINAIQTDAAVNPGNSGGPLVNLRAQVVGVNSAIATVGDRAPFRTDQQEGNIGVGFSIPVNQARRTADQIIRTGRAVYPVVGAVVDVRHQGPGARLGEIQPGSGADKAGLQRGDIVTAINGHKVTGAEDLIVRIRSFVPGQRVELVYTRGGKTGKAIVTLGEETG; this is encoded by the coding sequence GTGACCGGTCTCTCGCCGCTCGGACCGAAGACAGCGCCCGCTCAGCCGCCCACCGCACGTGGCCCGTGGCAGCCGCGCCGTGGCGTCCTGGTCGCGCTCGCCGTCGCGATCGCTCTCGTGGCCGCCGCGGCCGGCGCGAGCGCGGGGGTCCTGGCGACCCTGCGCTTCGGGCCCGCCTTGATCGCGACCGAGCCGCCGGAGCCGGACGACGACCTAGGGTCGGCGGGATCTGCGTTGCCCAAGCCGTCGAGTGTCGCCGAGGTCGCGGACGCCGTACTGCCGAGCGTGGTGCAGATCAAGGTCAGTTCGAGCGAGGGGAACTCGAGCGGCTCCGGCTTCGTGATCCGTGCCGATGGCTACATCCTCACCAACAACCACGTCATCGCCCCGGCGGTGAAGCGGAACGGCACGATCACGATCGTCTTCCACGACGGTGAGGAGGCGAAGGCCTCCGTCGTGGGGCGCAGCCCCTCGTACGACCTCGCTGTGGTTCGGGTCAAGGGAGTCGGTCCACTCAAGCCGGTGGCGCTGGGTGATTCTGATCGGGTACGCGTCGGCGAGCCGGTGGTCGCGATCGGCTCACCGTTGGGCCTGACGGGCACCGTGACGAGCGGAATCGTGAGCGCCCGGAACCGCCCCGTGACCGCCGGCGGTGGCGACAGCGAGATGTCGTTCATCAACGCGATCCAGACCGACGCCGCGGTCAATCCCGGCAACTCGGGCGGGCCGCTGGTCAACCTGCGCGCGCAGGTCGTGGGTGTGAACTCCGCGATCGCCACCGTGGGGGACCGCGCGCCGTTCCGCACCGACCAGCAGGAGGGCAACATCGGCGTCGGCTTTTCCATCCCGGTCAACCAGGCGCGACGGACCGCGGACCAGATCATCCGCACCGGGCGCGCCGTCTATCCGGTCGTGGGCGCGGTGGTCGACGTCCGTCACCAGGGGCCCGGTGCGCGGCTGGGCGAGATCCAGCCGGGCAGCGGGGCCGACAAGGCGGGCTTGCAGCGCGGAGACATCGTGACGGCGATCAACGGACACAAGGTCACCGGGGCGGAGGACCTGATCGTTCGAATTCGGAGCTTCGTGCCAGGTCAGCGGGTGGAGCTGGTCTACACCCGAGGCGGAAAGACGGGTAAGGCGATCGTCACCCTCGGTGAGGAGACCGGGTGA
- a CDS encoding anti-sigma factor family protein gives MKHPHDLLSALVDGELDHATRDRVLVHLAHCAECRADAEAERQVKSLLSGLADPTPPPGLGVSLLAIADTARTWSDGTHGVPPGAFGFGRPPGQPGSRRPSPGAAGRMPARRPSRRRRATIGFLGAAALASMAVASAFAAGSQPADKPEITVEPPGRRYIVEHPGTTARLPFADPGVVSTVFERGILDIDTRR, from the coding sequence GTGAAGCACCCCCACGACTTGCTGTCCGCTCTGGTCGATGGTGAGCTCGACCACGCCACGCGAGACCGGGTGCTCGTCCACCTGGCCCACTGTGCGGAGTGCCGCGCGGACGCCGAGGCCGAACGCCAGGTCAAGTCGCTGCTGTCCGGCCTGGCCGACCCGACGCCGCCACCCGGGCTCGGGGTCTCGCTGCTCGCGATCGCCGACACGGCGCGGACGTGGTCCGACGGCACCCACGGTGTCCCGCCTGGCGCGTTCGGATTCGGACGCCCGCCCGGTCAGCCCGGCTCCCGTCGGCCGAGCCCGGGTGCGGCGGGGAGAATGCCGGCGCGCCGACCCTCTCGGCGCCGTCGGGCGACCATCGGTTTCCTCGGCGCCGCGGCGCTCGCGAGCATGGCGGTGGCGAGCGCCTTCGCGGCTGGGAGCCAGCCGGCCGACAAGCCCGAGATCACGGTCGAGCCGCCGGGACGGCGGTACATCGTCGAGCACCCTGGGACCACGGCACGGCTTCCTTTCGCCGACCCCGGTGTGGTCAGCACGGTCTTCGAACGAGGCATTCTCGACATCGACACCCGCCGCTGA
- the sigE gene encoding RNA polymerase sigma factor SigE has translation MSEDLAGTAPEVWTPPSWDEIVRTHASRVYRLAYRLTGNRYDAEDLTQEVFVRVFRSLSTYTPGTFQGWLHRITTNLFLDLARRRQRIRFDALPEDAPERLPGAEPSPAEAFDDRHLDADIQAALDALPPEFRAAVVLCDIEGLSYEEIAATLGVKLGTVRSRIHRGRAQLREALAHRMPSRAEMATVASGEEAAGTADAERADHPPVGDTDHDEDVGRTPHPAGQRARRGGGEW, from the coding sequence GTGTCTGAGGACCTCGCCGGTACGGCGCCTGAGGTGTGGACCCCTCCGTCGTGGGACGAGATCGTCCGCACGCACGCGTCCCGGGTCTACCGCCTGGCCTATCGCCTGACGGGTAACCGGTACGACGCGGAGGACCTCACGCAGGAGGTCTTCGTGCGGGTGTTCCGGTCGCTGTCCACCTACACGCCGGGGACGTTCCAGGGCTGGCTGCACCGCATCACCACGAACCTGTTCCTCGACTTGGCCCGGCGTCGGCAGCGGATCCGGTTCGACGCGCTGCCGGAGGACGCGCCAGAGCGGCTGCCCGGCGCGGAGCCGAGTCCGGCCGAGGCGTTCGACGACCGGCACCTCGACGCGGATATCCAGGCGGCGCTCGACGCCCTGCCGCCGGAGTTTCGGGCCGCGGTCGTCCTGTGTGATATCGAAGGACTCTCCTACGAGGAGATCGCCGCTACCTTGGGCGTCAAGCTCGGCACTGTGCGCAGTCGGATCCACCGCGGGCGCGCGCAGTTGCGCGAGGCGTTGGCGCATCGCATGCCCAGTCGGGCGGAGATGGCCACCGTCGCGTCCGGCGAGGAGGCGGCCGGCACGGCCGACGCCGAGCGTGCGGACCACCCGCCGGTGGGCGACACGGACCATGACGAAGACGTCGGCCGGACGCCGCATCCGGCGGGTCAGCGGGCACGACGTGGCGGAGGAGAGTGGTGA
- a CDS encoding O-methyltransferase codes for MTGKTRPRHSARGSTKEVAISTEMKPATWAYAESYVAEDDVLARARLRAAEVGATPIGQGGGAALRFLAAVLNARAVVEIGTGCGVSGIWLLRGMAPNGTLTSVDIEAEHQRLARESFAEAGFPHQRTRLITGRALDVLPRLTDGAYDLVFCDGDKREYPEYYEEALRLLRPGGVVAIDNTLWHDRVADPAQRDPETVTIRELGKRVLDDDRVVPVLLPVGDGLLCAAKKA; via the coding sequence ATGACCGGAAAGACCCGCCCGCGGCACTCGGCCAGGGGCTCGACGAAGGAGGTAGCCATCTCCACTGAGATGAAGCCCGCCACCTGGGCATACGCCGAGAGCTACGTCGCCGAGGACGACGTTCTCGCTCGGGCGCGTCTACGCGCGGCCGAGGTCGGCGCCACCCCCATCGGTCAGGGCGGCGGAGCCGCGCTGCGGTTCCTCGCCGCCGTCCTCAACGCCCGAGCGGTCGTGGAGATCGGCACCGGCTGCGGTGTCTCGGGCATCTGGCTGCTGCGCGGCATGGCGCCCAACGGCACGCTCACCAGCGTCGATATCGAGGCGGAGCACCAGCGTCTGGCGCGCGAGTCCTTCGCCGAGGCCGGCTTCCCTCACCAGCGCACCCGCCTCATCACCGGCCGCGCCCTCGACGTCCTGCCGCGGTTGACCGACGGCGCCTACGACCTGGTCTTCTGCGACGGGGACAAGCGTGAGTACCCCGAGTACTACGAGGAGGCGCTCCGCCTCCTTCGTCCCGGCGGTGTGGTCGCGATCGACAACACGCTGTGGCACGACCGGGTGGCCGACCCGGCGCAGCGCGACCCGGAGACCGTCACGATCCGAGAGCTGGGCAAGCGAGTCCTCGACGACGACCGGGTCGTGCCGGTCCTCCTGCCGGTGGGTGACGGCCTGCTCTGCGCCGCGAAGAAGGCCTGA
- the glgC gene encoding glucose-1-phosphate adenylyltransferase codes for MGKDRRVLGIVLAGGEGKRLMPLTADRAKPAVPFGGIYRLVDFVLSNLVNARILRICVLTQYKSHSLDRHISLTWRMSTLLGNYVTPVPAQQRLGPRWFQGSADAIYQSLNLIDDEKPDLVAVFGADHVYRMDVAQMVDAHVASHAGVTVAGIRMPRREASAFGVIQTASDGRTIQAFLEKPADPPGLPDSPDESFVSMGNYVFTTEALVDALRRDAEDEGSSHDMGGSIIPLLVASGDAQVYDFAANEVPGATARDRDYWRDVGTLDSYYEAHMDLVSADPAFNLHNREWPVYTNLPAYPGAKLVDGGQASESILSPGSVVAGGVVRESVLSPGVVVKRGAVVERSVILDGTVIEEGAVVRNAILDKNIVVPPGARIGVDHAEDRARGFTISAGGVTVLGKGQPVPR; via the coding sequence GTGGGCAAGGATCGGCGTGTCCTCGGCATCGTCCTCGCTGGCGGGGAAGGCAAGCGCCTCATGCCTCTCACCGCGGACCGCGCCAAACCCGCCGTACCGTTCGGCGGCATCTACCGGCTCGTCGACTTCGTGCTGTCCAACCTCGTCAACGCGCGCATCCTGCGGATCTGCGTCCTCACCCAGTACAAGTCGCACTCCCTCGACCGGCACATCTCGCTGACGTGGCGGATGTCGACGCTGCTCGGGAACTACGTCACCCCGGTTCCGGCACAGCAGCGGCTGGGGCCCCGCTGGTTCCAGGGCAGCGCGGACGCCATCTACCAGTCCCTCAACCTCATCGATGACGAGAAGCCCGACTTGGTGGCGGTGTTCGGAGCCGACCACGTCTACCGGATGGACGTGGCGCAGATGGTCGACGCTCACGTGGCCTCGCACGCCGGCGTCACCGTGGCGGGCATTCGGATGCCTCGCCGCGAGGCGTCGGCGTTCGGCGTCATCCAGACGGCATCGGATGGCCGCACGATCCAGGCCTTCCTGGAGAAGCCCGCGGACCCGCCTGGGCTTCCCGACAGCCCGGACGAGAGCTTCGTGTCGATGGGCAACTACGTCTTCACCACCGAGGCGTTGGTCGACGCGCTCCGCAGGGATGCTGAGGACGAAGGTTCCTCCCACGACATGGGCGGCAGCATCATCCCGCTCCTGGTGGCGAGTGGAGACGCCCAGGTCTACGACTTCGCGGCGAACGAGGTGCCGGGCGCGACCGCGCGTGACCGGGACTACTGGCGTGACGTCGGGACGCTCGACTCCTACTACGAGGCCCACATGGACCTGGTCTCGGCGGACCCCGCGTTCAACCTGCACAACCGGGAGTGGCCGGTCTACACCAACCTGCCGGCCTACCCGGGCGCGAAACTCGTCGACGGTGGCCAGGCGAGCGAGTCGATCCTCTCGCCAGGCTCGGTTGTCGCGGGTGGCGTCGTGCGCGAGTCGGTGTTGTCGCCAGGGGTGGTCGTCAAACGCGGGGCCGTGGTGGAGCGCAGTGTCATCCTCGACGGCACCGTCATCGAGGAGGGCGCGGTGGTCCGCAACGCGATCCTGGACAAGAACATCGTGGTGCCACCTGGCGCACGAATCGGCGTGGACCACGCCGAGGACCGGGCCCGCGGCTTCACCATCAGCGCCGGCGGTGTCACCGTGCTCGGGAAGGGACAGCCAGTCCCACGCTGA
- a CDS encoding GNAT family N-acetyltransferase codes for MNVVPALVDPTTSVHASFLAAMEEFRAEGRGGPGDYTMIGHDLRTYATTWQTPEGFAAYVASLLADRLEETPRPRGFVPATTLWYVEGTTYLGRLAIRHRLTPALRERGGHIGYDVRPSARRRGYATAMLREALPIARQLGIDRALVMCDVDNEASRKVIVANGGVLEGERGGNLHFWVPTG; via the coding sequence ATGAACGTCGTGCCCGCGCTGGTTGACCCCACGACGAGCGTCCACGCGTCCTTTCTCGCCGCCATGGAGGAGTTCCGCGCCGAGGGGCGAGGTGGTCCAGGGGACTACACCATGATCGGCCACGACCTTCGGACCTACGCCACCACATGGCAGACACCCGAGGGTTTCGCCGCCTACGTCGCGTCCCTGTTGGCCGACCGTCTCGAGGAGACGCCACGTCCGCGCGGCTTCGTGCCCGCCACGACCCTGTGGTACGTCGAGGGCACGACCTACCTCGGACGGCTCGCGATCCGACACCGACTCACCCCGGCGCTGCGTGAGCGAGGCGGTCACATCGGCTACGACGTGCGGCCGTCGGCTCGGCGACGCGGCTACGCCACCGCCATGCTGCGGGAGGCCCTCCCCATCGCCCGTCAGCTGGGAATCGACCGGGCGTTGGTCATGTGCGACGTCGACAACGAGGCGTCCCGGAAGGTCATCGTCGCCAACGGTGGCGTGCTGGAGGGCGAGCGCGGCGGCAATCTGCACTTCTGGGTGCCCACCGGTTGA